The DNA sequence GCGTCAGCGGATCAGCGCCGTGCTGTTCAAGCGGGTATTTTTCATTGGCCTCGGCGTGCTCGGCGGGCATCTGCTGATCAGCGGCTAGCCGAGGACGGACTGAGCATGTCGACGCGGCGGATTTCGAAGTCGCGCTCCAGGTAATCCATGCGTTGCTCAAAGAACTGCTTCATGTGCGGCAGATTCGAATGCACATCCAGATGCGCCTGGGAGGCCCAGATCTCATAGAAGATAAACAGCGTCGGGTCTTGCTGGTCCCGCAGCATGTGATATTCGATGCAGCCGGGCTCGGCGCGGCTTGGCTCGACATAAGCGCGAAACAGCGCTTCGAAGGCGTCGGCTTTTTCCGGACGGGTCTTGGCGTGCAGGATGAATCCGTGCAATTGGCTCATCGGGGCCTCCTGAAATGAAATTCGGCTGAATCCTACGGCAACAATCGAGTGTTGATTCGTGCGTTTTGGTCAAATCAGTTTTGCCGTGTCGGTGCTTATTCCGCGCGATGCCCATCGGTACTCTGCCGTCATCGTTTTCAATCTTTCCATTCGGCAGCCGTTTAACGGCAAACGCCTTGGAACCCG is a window from the Pseudomonas brassicacearum genome containing:
- a CDS encoding putative quinol monooxygenase, with protein sequence MSQLHGFILHAKTRPEKADAFEALFRAYVEPSRAEPGCIEYHMLRDQQDPTLFIFYEIWASQAHLDVHSNLPHMKQFFEQRMDYLERDFEIRRVDMLSPSSASR